From Streptomyces qinzhouensis, one genomic window encodes:
- a CDS encoding YceD family protein, producing MNAHLDHRNPLVFDTHELGRRPGALQRLSRTVSAPKDLGIEDVVAVPEGDSVELELRLESVMEGVLVTGTARAAAEGECVRCLEPLRLDVAADFQEMFSYPDTADRIRGAAAAPGDDAEDESVVYLKDGLFDLEPVLRDAVVLALPMQPVCREDCAGLCPQCGIRLDDAPDHHHDATDIRWAALQGLAGTMRDGEKDNMGGADAGVDEKQEK from the coding sequence CTGAACGCCCACCTCGACCACCGCAACCCCCTCGTGTTCGATACGCACGAGCTGGGCCGGCGTCCCGGTGCGCTCCAGCGGCTCTCCCGTACCGTGTCGGCGCCGAAGGACCTGGGCATCGAGGACGTCGTCGCAGTACCCGAGGGCGACTCCGTCGAGCTGGAGCTCCGTCTGGAGTCGGTCATGGAAGGGGTGCTCGTCACAGGCACCGCCCGTGCCGCGGCCGAGGGGGAGTGCGTAAGGTGTCTGGAGCCGCTGCGCCTCGATGTCGCTGCGGACTTCCAGGAGATGTTCTCGTACCCCGACACCGCCGACCGGATCCGCGGCGCAGCCGCGGCGCCCGGCGACGATGCCGAGGACGAGAGCGTCGTCTATCTCAAGGACGGCCTGTTCGACCTTGAGCCCGTGCTGCGTGACGCGGTGGTGCTCGCACTGCCGATGCAGCCGGTGTGCCGGGAGGACTGTGCCGGACTCTGCCCTCAGTGCGGAATCCGGCTCGACGACGCCCCGGACCACCATCACGACGCCACCGACATTCGTTGGGCGGCATTGCAAGGACTCGCCGGCACCATGAGGGACGGCGAGAAGGACAACATGGGCGGCGCCGACGCCGGCGTCGACGAGAAGCAGGAGAAGTAG
- the rpmF gene encoding 50S ribosomal protein L32, producing the protein MAVPKRKMSRSNTRHRRSQWKAAVPTLVSCERCQEPKQQHIACPSCGTYNKRQVLEV; encoded by the coding sequence GTGGCTGTTCCGAAGCGGAAGATGTCGCGCAGCAACACGCGCCACCGCCGGTCGCAGTGGAAGGCTGCGGTCCCCACCCTGGTTTCGTGTGAGCGTTGCCAGGAGCCCAAGCAGCAGCACATCGCGTGCCCGAGCTGCGGCACCTACAACAAGCGCCAGGTCCTCGAGGTCTGA
- the rnc gene encoding ribonuclease III, which produces MSELSNAGDGKPADNADAVNAASSHTLLEGRLGYQVESALLVRALTHRSYAYENGGLPTNERLEFLGDSVLGLVVTDTLYRRHPDLPEGQLAKLRAAVVNSRALAGVGRGLDLGSFIRLGRGEEGTGGRDKASILADTLEAVIGAVYLDRGLDAASELVHRLFDPLIEKSSNLGAGLDWKTSLQELTAAEGLGVPEYLVTETGPDHEKTFTAAARVGGVSYGTGTGRSKKEAEQQAAESAWREIRAAADARAAESGKAAEAEASEGAAEEAGAIGGPGSAQA; this is translated from the coding sequence ATGTCAGAGCTGTCCAACGCCGGTGACGGAAAGCCGGCGGACAACGCCGACGCAGTCAACGCAGCCTCGTCCCACACGCTTCTGGAAGGGCGGCTCGGCTATCAAGTCGAGTCCGCCCTTCTGGTGCGTGCGCTGACCCACCGCTCGTACGCGTACGAGAACGGGGGGCTGCCCACCAACGAGCGGCTGGAGTTCCTCGGCGACTCCGTCCTCGGACTGGTGGTCACCGACACCCTTTACCGCCGGCACCCCGATCTGCCCGAGGGGCAGCTCGCCAAGCTGCGGGCCGCGGTCGTCAACTCCCGGGCCCTGGCCGGGGTGGGCCGCGGGCTCGACCTGGGCTCCTTCATCCGGCTCGGCCGGGGCGAAGAGGGCACGGGCGGCCGGGACAAGGCGTCCATCCTCGCCGACACCCTCGAAGCGGTGATCGGCGCGGTCTATCTGGACCGGGGACTCGACGCGGCTTCCGAGCTGGTGCACCGGCTCTTCGACCCGCTGATCGAGAAGTCGTCCAACCTGGGCGCGGGGCTCGACTGGAAGACCAGTCTCCAGGAGCTGACCGCCGCCGAGGGTCTCGGGGTCCCGGAGTATCTCGTCACGGAGACGGGTCCGGACCACGAGAAGACCTTCACCGCTGCTGCCCGCGTCGGTGGTGTCTCGTACGGCACCGGTACCGGCCGCAGCAAGAAGGAAGCGGAGCAGCAGGCCGCCGAGTCGGCCTGGCGGGAGATCCGCGCCGCCGCCGACGCACGGGCCGCCGAGTCCGGTAAGGCCGCGGAAGCGGAAGCCTCCGAAGGCGCCGCCGAAGAGGCCGGGGCGATCGGCGGACCGGGGTCGGCCCAGGCCTGA
- the mutM gene encoding bifunctional DNA-formamidopyrimidine glycosylase/DNA-(apurinic or apyrimidinic site) lyase, with product MPELPEVEVVRRGLLRWVTGRTVAEAQVLHPRAVRRHPAGPVDFTAQLTGQSLGLACRRGKYLWFSLGRTGTSLLGHLGMSGQLLVQPEGTPDERHLRIRIRFDDSIGTELRFVDQRTFGGLSVHDNTPDGLPGAIAHIARDPLDPAFDDSAFLNALRLRRTTVKRALLDQSLISGVGNIYADEALWRARLHYDRPTATLTRPRATELLGHVRDVMTAALAEGGTSFDSLYVNVNGESGYFDRSLDAYGREDEPCRRCGAPIRRRPWMNRSSYYCPRCQRPPRP from the coding sequence GTGCCCGAACTGCCCGAGGTCGAGGTCGTACGCCGCGGACTGCTGCGCTGGGTCACCGGGCGTACGGTCGCCGAGGCACAGGTGTTGCATCCGCGCGCCGTCCGCCGCCATCCGGCCGGTCCCGTCGATTTCACGGCGCAGCTCACCGGCCAGAGCCTCGGCCTCGCCTGCCGCCGCGGCAAGTATCTGTGGTTCTCCCTGGGCCGCACCGGCACCTCCCTCCTCGGCCACCTCGGAATGAGCGGCCAGCTCCTGGTCCAGCCCGAGGGAACCCCCGACGAACGGCATCTGCGGATCAGGATCCGCTTCGACGACTCCATCGGTACGGAGCTGCGCTTCGTCGACCAGCGCACCTTCGGCGGGCTCTCGGTGCACGACAACACCCCCGACGGGCTGCCCGGGGCCATCGCGCACATCGCCCGCGACCCCCTGGACCCGGCCTTCGACGATTCGGCGTTCCTGAACGCGCTGAGGCTGCGCCGCACCACGGTCAAGCGGGCGCTGCTGGACCAGTCGCTGATCAGCGGGGTGGGCAATATCTACGCGGACGAGGCGCTGTGGCGGGCGAGGCTCCACTACGACCGCCCCACGGCGACCCTGACCCGGCCCCGGGCGACCGAGTTGCTCGGTCATGTGCGGGATGTGATGACGGCGGCCCTCGCGGAGGGCGGCACCAGCTTCGACAGCCTGTATGTGAACGTCAACGGCGAATCGGGATACTTCGACCGGTCGCTGGACGCCTATGGGCGGGAGGACGAACCCTGCCGGCGCTGCGGTGCGCCGATCCGCCGCCGCCCGTGGATGAACCGGTCCAGCTACTACTGCCCGCGCTGCCAGCGCCCGCCGCGCCCCTAG
- a CDS encoding CAP domain-containing protein: MGRHRSTAKRGGAPLRTGLLGASAAVAMGAVAVASGLLPGGSTFVTGGDSAPGSEVRAEGRATLNTQGDNGARPTASASGTPTGPTAPQLPSTSPTGTPGKAPSAAPPERKTEQTAGKATESRRPSVPAPRSQEPRAGAPERAASSSPATRNPEPPRKQSASSSKETAMEAEVLELVNQERAKVGCSPLRFDSALARLAGNFSADMAARGFFDHTDPDGDSPWDRAKQSGVKNLAAENIARGQADAAAVMNAWMNSDGHRANILNCDYKTLGVGVHLGGGGPWWTQNFGY, encoded by the coding sequence ATGGGACGTCATCGAAGCACCGCCAAGCGCGGGGGCGCACCCCTGCGGACGGGGCTGCTGGGCGCCTCCGCCGCGGTGGCCATGGGTGCCGTGGCCGTCGCTTCCGGGCTGCTGCCGGGCGGCTCCACCTTCGTCACCGGCGGCGACAGCGCCCCCGGCAGTGAGGTCCGCGCCGAGGGCCGGGCCACGCTGAACACCCAGGGCGACAACGGTGCCCGGCCGACGGCCTCCGCTTCCGGCACCCCCACCGGACCCACCGCTCCGCAGCTGCCCTCGACCTCCCCGACCGGCACCCCCGGCAAAGCGCCGTCCGCCGCGCCGCCGGAGCGGAAGACCGAGCAGACGGCCGGGAAGGCCACCGAGTCCCGGCGCCCCTCCGTCCCCGCGCCCCGCTCGCAGGAACCGAGGGCCGGCGCCCCGGAGCGGGCCGCGTCCTCCTCCCCCGCCACCCGGAACCCGGAGCCCCCGCGCAAGCAGAGCGCCTCCTCCTCCAAGGAGACCGCGATGGAGGCGGAGGTGCTGGAGCTGGTGAACCAGGAGCGCGCCAAGGTCGGCTGCAGCCCGCTGCGGTTCGACTCCGCGCTCGCCCGCCTCGCCGGGAACTTCAGTGCCGATATGGCGGCCCGCGGCTTCTTCGACCACACCGACCCGGACGGCGACTCGCCCTGGGACCGGGCGAAGCAGTCGGGCGTGAAGAACCTGGCCGCCGAGAACATCGCCCGAGGCCAGGCGGACGCGGCCGCGGTGATGAATGCCTGGATGAACAGCGACGGCCACCGTGCGAACATCCTCAACTGCGACTACAAGACCCTCGGCGTCGGCGTCCATCTGGGCGGCGGCGGCCCCTGGTGGACGCAGAACTTCGGTTACTGA
- a CDS encoding acylphosphatase, with protein sequence MNDAARLTAWVRGRVQGVGFRWFTRANALEIGGLTGFALNLDDGRVQIVAEGPRENCHRLLEWLRSGDTPGRVDGVTEIWDTPRGGYDGFAIR encoded by the coding sequence ATGAACGATGCCGCACGACTGACCGCCTGGGTACGCGGGCGGGTACAAGGAGTGGGCTTCCGCTGGTTCACCAGGGCAAACGCTCTGGAAATCGGGGGGCTCACGGGATTCGCCCTCAATCTCGACGACGGCAGGGTGCAGATCGTGGCCGAGGGGCCGCGTGAGAATTGCCACCGTTTGCTGGAATGGCTCCGTTCCGGCGACACACCCGGGCGCGTCGACGGTGTGACTGAGATCTGGGACACTCCCCGCGGTGGTTACGACGGATTCGCGATCCGCTGA